TGAGCTTCATCCCGTGACTCAGTCATCAGCCGCAGCTTCTCTTCTAGGTGTTCTAGTCGTTGCTGCTgtaagacaaaaaggaaaatgaaaatacatcaGTCCCATTCCATTCCTGTGACGGGATTCTCCCCTTTCTGTTCCCAACACAGTGAACCCTTGGTTGAGTCAACTGGCGCTGAAGAACAAACACAGGACTTAATCATAATAGATACGGCACTTCTCCCTTGCATTCAGGAATGAATCCAAGCTGCTTTCTATCACCAAGGAAAACATTCTGCTGGAGACGCTGCAACACCCAGCTCACTTGCTGAGAAACAGAGGCATGTCCTTGGTAGAAGCACCAATGCCACTGCCAGTGTTTACAACTAATGGTCTATCTTCACTTCCTCCATATCCCAAATGGCTCTAAAACACCGCTATATGCAGCTAAGCAACTGCTGTGTCCCATCACAGACACACATGGCAGCTTTTATATGTTTGTAACTCagtaaagcattttcttttgtgatgTTACATATAAGTAAACTTTTTAATAGTTTTGGTGTATTTTCCTCATCCCTTGTTCTCTTTCACAGGGTGTTGACTTCATTGCCATTTTCACAAAGTTCAATTCTACAGTGACTGTTCTTTATCCAGCAGCAGTAGCCACCTGCACAAATTCCTCCGAGTCCAGAGAAACAGGAGCAGCCCATGAAAGCAGCTGCTATACAGAAGGATCGACATCTGGCTGTTAGCTTCAAAAGTTGGCAACTTAAAGGAAGTCTGCTGTGACAACATCTACATCAATTCTGTTCCTActggaaagcacagagcagGTGGGGATAGCGGTTACATTCTGGAGACGattcaaagcagatttttcagGACTCCTTCCTCAGAAATCACACTCTCTGCAGGCCAATGAAGCCCAGAGCGGGGAGTTACTCAGCAGTCCCCTGAGACAAAAGCAGAGGCTAGGCAGCCAAATCAACTCCTTCCCACAGACAGGTCTTGTCCTTACCTCCTCCAACCGTGCCTGATTCCGGACTTTTATTAactcctcctctgcctggccTCGCTCAGTGAGTGCAGCTGCTTTGACTTGGCTCAGCTCCTGCCACAGAAACATAAAAGATCATTCCAGATAAAGAAGCTGTATCACTGCAACACTGAGCAGAAAACATTAGTAGTTTCCAGTTGCAGGCTACAGCGTGACACAGCTGTCTCTCTCACTCAGGGGCAGGGAAAACAAACCCAGATTACATATACCTTTTCTCACCCTGAGATTGCCATCTAAATTCAATGAGAATTTCAGTTATATGAGGGCAAGTAATGGGTGAAGCTTTCCAAAGACAGGGGAATAGGAGAGGGCAGCACTGGATCTAGCTAGGGGAACAGATAAGGAGAAATATGGTACACTACTTGGGACCACATGGGAAACCTGTGAAGTCAAATCCTGGTAAGAATCTAACCACATTCAATggaatctttatttttgttcattcaGAATCTACCACTTTCTCCTTGAAACCTTAACCTTCCTTAGCccaaagcagtaaaaataattttagctagtaaactgctgttttctgttcctcCCTACAGCACATGACAATCTTTACATAGGTCAGCGATGGAAGACTCCACAAAGCTCCCCTGGCAGACCTCTCCTGCCACCGTTACCTGAGCACTCCAACGTGCCTGGAGCATCCATTCTCACCTCCTCCAGAGCTATCCTGATGGCCTCCAGCCTCTGGATCCTGTCCTGCATGGAACGTTCACTGGCCTCAATGTGCTGTGTCATATGATCcacctgcaaagcagcagaaaacatttaagcaaGTGCCAGAAAACCAGTCCTACCTCCAGGCATAGCAGCATGGCCATTCGGCATGAGAAAGAGCATCCTCTCATTGACCCACCTACCACCAAAGAAAAACTCTTACCTCCCTCAAAGCTCCACTAAGAAACTGTAATATAGGCAGAACCTGCCCTCTAGAAACTGGGAACTTTAGACAGAGATCCCTTCCAAGCCAAGACGAAAGACAGAGTCCGAGCTCTCAACTTCAAGAGGTATGAAACATTACAGATTCATTTTCTAGTTGTAATGTGGCTAAAATCTTCCTGGCCTGTGTCTTTTCTTACAAGATTTCAAAATCTTCATAGAAATCTATtggtataattttatttttgagagaTTTCACACCTCAATAAACACTCCAAAGAAAGTTGATCACAGCCTCTTGTTCTGTCCACACTCAGACAGAATCCCCCTGAAACATACAAAGAAGGAACTAGCAAGGTAAGCCCCATTAAAAGATTGGTTGTGTACAGCATGTATGTCCTGATTTCCTCCACTAATGCATCTTTACTTCACTGAGCATGACAAGACCGATTATTTATAATTACCTCTATGCATAACAAGACTGACACAGGGGCCAGCCTCCAAGCCTCTTTTGTAAATCACATACCACTCTGGTCCATACTCTTGCAAGCTATAAAATCTTACTAGCTGGTAGAATGTCTTGTGATCTCTTCAGCTAGGCTTTGCTTGTAGAAATGCCCTATTATTTCCACAGTAAGTCGTGAGTTCACTAATTTATAAACTTGTTTAAGAGCAGCTGACAGCAAACAATGACCTGCAGTGGTGCCTGTATGTCAGGACCAAAGAGAAGCTAACCTCAGGATGCTGCAGAATCCCCATTCTTACCTCTTTTACCCGAAGGGATTCCATGTCTTCAAGACTTTGTTTaaatcttctcttctccatttccAGGCGTTCTGCAGATTAAAAGCAGGCATATCACAATTATGGTATTCCTGCTATGCAGGCTGTATTTATACTATATCACAAACTCTTCCACCCTTTCTCCTTGGCTGCCTTGCACCGTTGACTCATGGGCAGTAATCCCAACCCATAGGTGTCCATGAGCTGTTTCTTCTCCGCCACTCACCCTCAGCCTGCACGGCCCGTAGCTTCAGCTCTGCCGTTGTGTTGGTCAAGTCTTGCTTTACCTGGAATAGCTGATCCTGCTGAACTTTGCACTTCTTCTCCAACTCATCCACCTACAAGGAAATTACCAcacaaagaattttcttttcctattagCAGAGGAAATTGGCTGTACAGAACAATCAGCAGAGACACAAACAAGGATCAAAGTAGAGGACATATATACAGAGCAGAAGTGAACAATGTCCAAGTCCCACTTCTCAGCCTTGGACTTGCTTTCCTACCTGGTTTCTTAGAAGCAGATTTTTCTCACTGGCAGCAGACAAGTCACGCAGAAGCCTCCCTTCCCGATCAGCACCTTCCtgcaaacagaataaatattaaGAACCTGTACTCACCTTAGTTCTTGCACTGCCAACCTACTCCAACCAACACCACGCCCAACTAACATCCAACTTACCTCATAAACACCATGGCTCCTCTCCACACCTAGCACTCATCTATCTAATTTGCAGAAGAATTTTTGTCAAGGCAGCTGTGGGTAACCCACTAAAAATCATGCTTCCCTATCCTATCCAGCATCCCCCAAATCTACACAAACCAGGTATGACCTAGAACCCTGCTCTCAAACCTAACTAGGACTTCCAGCTcacctgcttttgctgctggagCTCCGTAAAGTGGCGCTCAGCCATGCTGGTTTGTTCCTGTTTTGTGGCATTCAGTAGCTCTCCCAAATTGTGCACCTTCTGCTcagacagagccagggcagcttcAGTCATCTGCAGCCTATACAGAGAAACACTTTCCAGAGTCCCTTCTAAGGGAGATGCTTCCAGTGAGCTCTCTATGCCACCTGGTACAAGACGTTAACACGTATTTGGCAGTGGATGATGTCAGGCTAGCTAAATGAGGCATTTTTTGCCCCTGGAAAAAGGACACTGCTTATTTCTGTGCCCAACAGCCCCTGCAAACACTGAGTAACCTGGGACTTCTCAGAGCCTCGTGTTCTGGTACCCCATTGCGTTTTCCCTGTGCTGTCTTCCATGAACTGTTTTCCCTGCCTGGACCCCTCCAGGATTCGCCCACTCTCACAGGAGAACAAAGCTGGCTATTTTATACCACTGCAAGGTTGTATAAAATTAGGCATAGAATTTTAAACACAGGCAGCAGAAGCGATTTGCTTACTCTGTACACAAGGGACATGTCCACACTGAGGCACGGCATAGTGACACTACCTCTACCTGACTGAATTGAATAAACCAGGCTCATCAGTGTTTTAAGTCTAACTACTGTCACGTGCATATGGCTCTACACAATCTAACACTACTTTTGGGCAGCGCCACCTCATTGTTCCTAAGCATACAATCTTGCTGGTCAGGTTCCTCCATATCTGCAGTGGTTCTCAGAGTCTACTGCCAGCTGTCAGGGGAAGCAGGTACAGACTCTTGCCAGGCTGTAAACTGTGCAAGGAACATGCCCCCATCCCAACCCcacaatcctttttttcctttttcacccTCTGTAATTCACTTGCTCTTACACCAATGCACCgtaattttacttaaaaacagGCTAAATATCTAGCGTGGCAAACCCAAAGTCCTGAGCTGACCATAATTTCTGGATATTGCTGCAGAACTAAGCAAAATAGTAAGCCAGCCACTCTACAAGATTATCCCGCTTCTTaacagctctgctcagcactgcctATACAGCACAGAACAGTGGGAAGGCTAAGGTTTTCCTCCTTCATACTTGGCTTTCAGTGAATTCATAATAGAGTGCTGCTCATCCAACGCTTCCTGCAGCTGGCTGACTCGTGCTGCAGACATCCTgtatttggggaggggaggaagaaaaaaaaaaaaaaaaaagggggtgggtaATTACTCCCAGGAAATGGAGAGGACCCAAATCTGCTATCAAAGAGCAGAAAGCACTCAGAAATTAAACTTACCTGCCATTCCTGgctatttcttctctctgcttgtCTATAGTGTCCATCAAATCCAAGAACTGTCAACAAAGCAAACATTAGTGAGAAAATGAACTGCATCAGCTTGAAGCATTTACATTTCTCATCTTTCTCTTCCTAGTGACAGCTGAAGACAGGACGAGCCACTCTACTGAAAGCAAGCAAACCGGAGGTTTCACAGGTTCATCAGCACATCTGACTGAGGCCATCAGCTACAGGGACTCTGCACCATTAGATGTCAGAAGGAAAACTGACTCATATTTCTAGGTTTTTACCACTTGGAAAATATCAAACCAGTTGCAAAAGAAGAACCAAAAGCACAAATATGGGTGAAAAAGTCACCAAAACTCCTCCAGAAGCCAGAGTCAGCAGGGCACGTGTCCATACCCATACTGTCACGGATTTGATTCCTGGACAACCTAGCTCAGAGGAAGGACTCAATTTACTAAACCATGCTGTGTGCCCACCCATAAAGATGCACATGAAACTTCAGATGCAAAATAATCCTGTCACTGAGTGTTTCATGGGGACACCGAGGGAAAGCATAGGATTCCACCTACCCCATTTGAAAGGCCAACACGTAAAATTGCTGACCTGCTTGGTCTTCTCATCTTTCAGACTCAAAACCTCCTTGCTGAGTATGTACGCTCGGTTCTGGGTCTCACTTAGGATAGTCTGACGGTCTTGGTTGTGATCCATGGCTTGTTCTGATACAGAGAGAGTGGAAGAGCATGCACATGTTTCTAAAGCAACAGAATAGCAAGCACTGCTGGAAGAGACAGCACTCAGGATGACACCTGGCTATCAGAAGCACCAGGACAGTAGCCCTTCTCAGGCTGGCCCACACAGAGAGACTGTTTTCACCTTACAGACACGAGGTGAGGCAGAATTGAAGAGAGCAGTGTATATGGGGTAATCAACACCCCAGCCACAGGAGAGCCATTCAACTCCACTGTGGGTAGGACAATGACAAAGAACATGCTGCATTAGCCATATCCAAACTTGGCTACTCAGAGGCAAACTAGAGCCCCAAGTTCTCCCACATTCACATACTACAGTAATCTCTAATTCaatccaaatttattttcttttcccctcttcctggTAAAAGTGACACCTCCAACCTGACCAGCCCTCATTAAAGGACAAGAGAAAGCAATGTAGGGCACCGTGTAGATGCTGTTgagaaaagcaggggaaaagagATAGCTCTCTTCTGGAGCAGCAACTGCCCTATACCCCTCAAGTTCTGAAATGGGAAAGGAGTTACTGATTCTTTCCTGTGCAACAAGTAATACTTACCCACAGCTTTCAGGATGTCACTAGGAACGTtgtttccagccagctccagcctcTTCAGGGTCTTGTTGCTGTGCAGGCAGTTCAGCAAAGCTCGGCCACCCAGAAGCCCGATATTATTCCAACGTAAATCTATACAGAAAGCAAACTTTCACCCTGGTAGTCACACATCTGCTGAAAAACACAGGGCTCAAGAGAAACCATGCTCCTTACACATCTACAAGCATGGCTAACTAATCCCAGATAATCTCAGAACAAACACAGGTGAATACTGTCTCCCTTTTCAAGATGaatgagagggaggaaaaatgaCAGACAAAGCAGGGTAGAAAAGGATGAATCTTGAGTGCAAAAAGTGCAGGAAGCCATTACAGTTCAAAAGGTACAGAAGTCTGCCCCTCATGTTTTCATCTCAGGAGCCTTCCTTCCACAACCACAGTCTGTGGATGAAAAAGAACTGGCACCAAGAGCCatgttttcctgaaggaaaTTCTGGCAAAATTCCTTAATGAGGACAAAGCAAGTGTGGAGTAAGCCTCAAGAATCTGGCATGAGGCACGCCAACAGCAACCATAAATGGGAACGAATCCATTCCCTCCTCCACTAAGAACTGTCCTGCTCCAAGCACACAACCTTCACCTGCAGGTTTGGTTCCAGAGATTCCAATTACAGTTCCCACTCTCCAAAGGCCACAGGGCTGCAACCTCGGCTCCCTGCACAAAGCCTGCAAAGCACTCCAGACTGAGAGGAACTGGGAATGACACTGACCAGTTGGCAGAGATCAGGGCAGGCTGCCACAAACCTGAaggtatatgtgtgtgtgcgcgccATGCATGTATGCAGGTGGCCAAAGAACTAGTCAATCTTACCCAGCTCCTGAAGGCTGGCATTTTGTTTCAGTGCCACGGCCAGCTCTCCAGCCCCTTGATGGTTGATCTGGTTGTTG
This region of Buteo buteo chromosome 13, bButBut1.hap1.1, whole genome shotgun sequence genomic DNA includes:
- the LRRC45 gene encoding leucine-rich repeat-containing protein 45 isoform X5, with the translated sequence MEEFRRAYARLCAAPQEAVLRRLRELGGAPGRGRLDLAAQSLSLETCGALGRLLPGAAPFAEVVLGDCGLSEEGVKLLLHGLCSNTTVKSLDLKGNNLRTVGAEALGKLLRQNKSIRRLILEWNSLGVWEEGFSFFCQGLGANNFLQRLDLRNNQINHQGAGELAVALKQNASLQELDLRWNNIGLLGGRALLNCLHSNKTLKRLELAGNNVPSDILKAVEQAMDHNQDRQTILSETQNRAYILSKEVLSLKDEKTKQFLDLMDTIDKQREEIARNGRMSAARVSQLQEALDEQHSIMNSLKAKLQMTEAALALSEQKVHNLGELLNATKQEQTSMAERHFTELQQQKQEGADREGRLLRDLSAASEKNLLLRNQVDELEKKCKVQQDQLFQVKQDLTNTTAELKLRAVQAEERLEMEKRRFKQSLEDMESLRVKEVDHMTQHIEASERSMQDRIQRLEAIRIALEEELSQVKAAALTERGQAEEELIKVRNQARLEEQQRLEHLEEKLRLMTESRDEAQNCYLKQKQMVAETQAKVNQLSLHADGLRRRLEELQQDLNSKEEEKVTEVNKVKVELQEQIGHLQAERTAQDGLREKIAALERQLKGILVLVLWRPRLR
- the LRRC45 gene encoding leucine-rich repeat-containing protein 45 isoform X2 codes for the protein MEEFRRAYARLCAAPQEAVLRRLRELGGAPGRGRLDLAAQSLSLETCGALGRLLPGAAPFAEVVLGDCGLSEEGVKLLLHGLCSNTTVKSLDLKGNNLRTVGAEALGKLLRQNKSIRRLILEWNSLGVWEEGFSFFCQGLGANNFLQRLDLRNNQINHQGAGELAVALKQNASLQELDLRWNNIGLLGGRALLNCLHSNKTLKRLELAGNNVPSDILKAVEQAMDHNQDRQTILSETQNRAYILSKEVLSLKDEKTKQFLDLMDTIDKQREEIARNGRMSAARVSQLQEALDEQHSIMNSLKAKLQMTEAALALSEQKVHNLGELLNATKQEQTSMAERHFTELQQQKQEGADREGRLLRDLSAASEKNLLLRNQVDELEKKCKVQQDQLFQVKQDLTNTTAELKLRAVQAEERLEMEKRRFKQSLEDMESLRVKEVDHMTQHIEASERSMQDRIQRLEAIRIALEEELSQVKAAALTERGQAEEELIKVRNQARLEEQRLEHLEEKLRLMTESRDEAQNCYLKQKQMVAETQAKVNQLSLHADGLRRRLEELQQDLNSKEEEKVTEVNKVKVELQEQIGHLQAERTAQDGLREKIAALERQLKALSSNHREALLDKEGEISMLLEKLRMKEADISRMREEEAQRASFLQNAIMAYVQGSPLGTHSSRK
- the LRRC45 gene encoding leucine-rich repeat-containing protein 45 isoform X3; its protein translation is MEEFRRAYARLCAAPQEAVLRRLRELGGAPGRGRLDLAAQSLSLETCGALGRLLPGAAPFAEVVLGDCGLSEEGVKLLLHGLCSNTTVKSLDLKGNNLRTVGAEALGKLLRQNKSIRRLILEWNSLGVWEEGFSFFCQGLGANNFLQRLDLRNNQINHQGAGELAVALKQNASLQELDLRWNNIGLLGGRALLNCLHSNKTLKRLELAGNNVPSDILKAVEQAMDHNQDRQTILSETQNRAYILSKEVLSLKDEKTKQFLDLMDTIDKQREEIARNGRMSAARVSQLQEALDEQHSIMNSLKAKLQMTEAALALSEQKVHNLGELLNATKQEQTSMAERHFTELQQQKQEGADREGRLLRDLSAASEKNLLLRNQVDELEKKCKVQQDQLFQVKQDLTNTTAELKLRAVQAEERLEMEKRRFKQSLEDMESLRVKEVDHMTQHIEASERSMQDRIQRLEAIRIALEEELSQVKAAALTERGQAEEELIKVRNQARLEEQQRLEHLEEKLRLMTESRDEAQNCYLKQKQMVAETQAKVNQLSLHADGLRRRLEELQQDLNSKEEEKVTEVNKVKVELQEQIGHLQAERTAQDGLREKIAALERQLKGDGSFPASQMGFLSSFYGDQDSDNYPKLHSKQNVWISCTPYQVITARHCWTKKVKSLCCWRS
- the LRRC45 gene encoding leucine-rich repeat-containing protein 45 isoform X1 — translated: MEEFRRAYARLCAAPQEAVLRRLRELGGAPGRGRLDLAAQSLSLETCGALGRLLPGAAPFAEVVLGDCGLSEEGVKLLLHGLCSNTTVKSLDLKGNNLRTVGAEALGKLLRQNKSIRRLILEWNSLGVWEEGFSFFCQGLGANNFLQRLDLRNNQINHQGAGELAVALKQNASLQELDLRWNNIGLLGGRALLNCLHSNKTLKRLELAGNNVPSDILKAVEQAMDHNQDRQTILSETQNRAYILSKEVLSLKDEKTKQFLDLMDTIDKQREEIARNGRMSAARVSQLQEALDEQHSIMNSLKAKLQMTEAALALSEQKVHNLGELLNATKQEQTSMAERHFTELQQQKQEGADREGRLLRDLSAASEKNLLLRNQVDELEKKCKVQQDQLFQVKQDLTNTTAELKLRAVQAEERLEMEKRRFKQSLEDMESLRVKEVDHMTQHIEASERSMQDRIQRLEAIRIALEEELSQVKAAALTERGQAEEELIKVRNQARLEEQQRLEHLEEKLRLMTESRDEAQNCYLKQKQMVAETQAKVNQLSLHADGLRRRLEELQQDLNSKEEEKVTEVNKVKVELQEQIGHLQAERTAQDGLREKIAALERQLKALSSNHREALLDKEGEISMLLEKLRMKEADISRMREEEAQRASFLQNAIMAYVQGSPLGTHSSRK
- the LRRC45 gene encoding leucine-rich repeat-containing protein 45 isoform X7, with translation MLVYGPGVKLLLHGLCSNTTVKSLDLKGNNLRTVGAEALGKLLRQNKSIRRLILEWNSLGVWEEGFSFFCQGLGANNFLQRLDLRNNQINHQGAGELAVALKQNASLQELDLRWNNIGLLGGRALLNCLHSNKTLKRLELAGNNVPSDILKAVEQAMDHNQDRQTILSETQNRAYILSKEVLSLKDEKTKQFLDLMDTIDKQREEIARNGRMSAARVSQLQEALDEQHSIMNSLKAKLQMTEAALALSEQKVHNLGELLNATKQEQTSMAERHFTELQQQKQEGADREGRLLRDLSAASEKNLLLRNQVDELEKKCKVQQDQLFQVKQDLTNTTAELKLRAVQAEERLEMEKRRFKQSLEDMESLRVKEVDHMTQHIEASERSMQDRIQRLEAIRIALEEELSQVKAAALTERGQAEEELIKVRNQARLEEQQRLEHLEEKLRLMTESRDEAQNCYLKQKQMVAETQAKVNQLSLHADGLRRRLEELQQDLNSKEEEKVTEVNKVKVELQEQIGHLQAERTAQDGLREKIAALERQLKALSSNHREALLDKEGEISMLLEKLRMKEADISRMREEEAQRASFLQNAIMAYVQGSPLGTHSSRK
- the LRRC45 gene encoding leucine-rich repeat-containing protein 45 isoform X6, with translation MNLFRMCVKLLLHGLCSNTTVKSLDLKGNNLRTVGAEALGKLLRQNKSIRRLILEWNSLGVWEEGFSFFCQGLGANNFLQRLDLRNNQINHQGAGELAVALKQNASLQELDLRWNNIGLLGGRALLNCLHSNKTLKRLELAGNNVPSDILKAVEQAMDHNQDRQTILSETQNRAYILSKEVLSLKDEKTKQFLDLMDTIDKQREEIARNGRMSAARVSQLQEALDEQHSIMNSLKAKLQMTEAALALSEQKVHNLGELLNATKQEQTSMAERHFTELQQQKQEGADREGRLLRDLSAASEKNLLLRNQVDELEKKCKVQQDQLFQVKQDLTNTTAELKLRAVQAEERLEMEKRRFKQSLEDMESLRVKEVDHMTQHIEASERSMQDRIQRLEAIRIALEEELSQVKAAALTERGQAEEELIKVRNQARLEEQQRLEHLEEKLRLMTESRDEAQNCYLKQKQMVAETQAKVNQLSLHADGLRRRLEELQQDLNSKEEEKVTEVNKVKVELQEQIGHLQAERTAQDGLREKIAALERQLKALSSNHREALLDKEGEISMLLEKLRMKEADISRMREEEAQRASFLQNAIMAYVQGSPLGTHSSRK
- the LRRC45 gene encoding leucine-rich repeat-containing protein 45 isoform X4; translation: MEEFRRAYARLCAAPQEAVLRRLRELGGAPGRGRLDLAAQSLSLETCGALGRLLPGAAPFAEVVLGDCGLSEEGVKLLLHGLCSNTTVKSLDLKGNNLRTVGAEALGKLLRQNKSIRRLILEWNSLGVWEEGFSFFCQGLGANNFLQRLDLRNNQINHQGAGELAVALKQNASLQELDLRWNNIGLLGGRALLNCLHSNKTLKRLELAGNNVPSDILKAVEQAMDHNQDRQTILSETQNRAYILSKEVLSLKDEKTKQFLDLMDTIDKQREEIARNGRMSAARVSQLQEALDEQHSIMNSLKAKLQMTEAALALSEQKVHNLGELLNATKQEQTSMAERHFTELQQQKQEGADREGRLLRDLSAASEKNLLLRNQVDELEKKCKVQQDQLFQVKQDLTNTTAELKLRAVQAEERLEMEKRRFKQSLEDMESLRVKEVDHMTQHIEASERSMQDRIQRLEAIRIALEEELSQVKAAALTERGQAEEELIKVRNQARLEEQQRLEHLEEKLRLMTESRDEAQNCYLKQKQMVAETQAKVNQLSLHADGLRRRLEELQQDLNSKEEEKVTEVNKVKVELQEQIGHLQAERTAQDGLREKIAALERQLKGDGSFPASQMPYQVITARHCWTKKVKSLCCWRS